The following is a genomic window from Anopheles aquasalis chromosome 3, idAnoAquaMG_Q_19, whole genome shotgun sequence.
GGTGCAGGTACACTGAAGCTCTTGAGAGGATGTCCTTGGCCACGCTTTGGCGCATCAACCGCCATACCTTGTGCGTAGGTTACATTAGGGCTGTGCAGGAAAGAAGGAGGGTTTAAAAAACTGCGCAAATCGATGCTACGGATTGCCAAACGAACCTATAACTACTGTCGTAAGTGTAAGGGTTTTCTGGGGTTTGAGCGAGAGGATTAGCTGGTGGTAGCTGAGGTGGTTGCTGGAGAAGATTCTGCTGTGACAACGTCGTCTGATCCATCGTTATATGCGGTCTCGCTGCCATGCTGTACTGTGTGCGAGGATACTGAGGACGTTCCATCGTAGAGCTTAATGGTGTTGTGGTGCCTTGAAGGAGGAAGCGAATTAATCATTTGCAATGTCGATAAGCATGTGCCCCGCGCTCTTCTACCTACCATTGTATCCCGGAACGTAACTTCTCTTATCCAACGAATTCGTCACGTGCGTAATGGGCGTTTCACTATCGTAGTCGTGGCCACCAACAGAGCGTGGTAATGTCATCGTGCCACTGCtcgatgcaccaccatcaacggaaCCGGGTGTCGTTCCATGGTTGCCTTTGTCCATATTTTTCAGCTCCATCTGATCATGATGGATCCACAGATCCGGTGGTTTAATGATGCCCGCATTATTCTTCTGGTAGCTCTTCTTTGCATGTTCCGGTGTGGCTTCCGGTTTCTTCCGGCACAAAAGCACCGCTAAACCAGCAATTATGACGACGATCAGTATTACTACGAATCCAGCCACCACGTAGATCAGCTCCGATGATAATGAAGTTTTTAGAGTAAGGTTCTCACTCGAATCCACCTCGGATCCTGTTTTCATCGAAACCATCGCCGAAAACGGTCCCAGGCCCTTCGAATGGCGTGTTTGTACTTTGAAATAGTATGTCGTTTGCGGTTCGAGGGCAGTTATCTCTGCGTACGTTTTGTCTCCAGTCGTCGACTCGAGATTCCAGTCACGATCACGCTTCGCTGTGTCACTGGTGTACAGTACGTGGTAGCCAGCGATCGGGCCGCTGGCATATCTTGGCGATTGCCACTTCAATATGGCCGTCAGAGGATTCCGCGGATCGAACGTAACTTCCAAATCACGCGGAGGCGACACTGGAGAAGCCTGTTGCGTTGAGTTTAACACCGACATTGACCAAGCCGACTGTCGGTGTCCTTTCACCACTTTCACCGCAAACTCGTACTGTGTGTTGGGTCGCAGATCCGCTATCATGCTGCTTAGCACCGTCGTGTTGTGATAACGGTACCGATTCGAACCATTCGGACTGTACCGCACCACGTAGTGGCGATTATCGGTAACGTGCTGGCTTTTGCTGAGAGTTGTATCCGTCCAGTACACTACAATTGACGTTCCCGACATGGGAATGGCACGTAATCCGACGGGTACTTccagtggtgttggtgcttcCGTTGGTGCATCCTCTCGGGTACGCACGGTATCGTACTTTGGAGCACCATCGCCCATACTGTTGCGAGCTCGCAACGAAATCACATACTCGCTGTTCGGCTCCAGATTGGCAATCTCAAAATGACGCATATTCTCCACGATCTCGGCCGTATCTTCATCCGGAATACCCTTGCCCCAGCCGAGTATGTAGCTGCGCACCTTGATCTCCTGGTGCAACGGTGGACCCCACATAACGGTGATGTTGTCCGCTCCAGGGCGTGCTgttcgaaatggaaagcatTGTTAGAACTTTGAACTCGCGAAATTAAATTCCTTTACTTACTCTTTAACCACGACGGTTGGCCAGGGACCTGCGATTCGTCTAGATCGTTCTCGTACGTCTCGCTATGATGCCACTCGGTGAACGGTCCCGTTCCGTTGATCGTCATCGCAGCGATCTTCACCTGATAGGCCGACATCTTTTCCAGATCCTTCAGTATGTAGTACCTCACATTGGCCGGGGTCGTTTCCACCTGAAGCGCTTTCTTGTTCTTTCGATATTTGATTTTGTAGCCCGTTATCTGCCCATTGCGTTCCTCGACTGGCGGTGGTTCCCAGCGAATCGTGATCGAGGTAGAGCTCGTCGTTTCCAGCGTCACATTGGCCGGCGATTCCGATGGAGTCGAGGAGTACGTCTTCAACCCGAGCTCATGCGACGGATCACCCATTCCGACCTGATTGAACGGCACCACATACATCGTGTAGTGCGTGTAAGGACGCAactcgttgatgatgatttccgtcgtcgtcgtgtccgAGTACATTTCCGCTCCGTTCTCCGTTTCGGCGTAATACACCCGGTACTTGGTGATAATACCGTTCGTCACCGCCGGTGGATCCCATTGCAGGTGAATGTCACGTTCTGTGATTGCATACCCTCGCAGGTTCTGCGGAGCTCCGGCAATGTTCTCTTCCGACAATGTGCGCACTTCGAGTGGTTCCGAGGATTCACCAGAACCGTGATTACTGTTCCCTACTACACGGAAGTGATAGTTCTTGCCCGGTTGCAGCGATTGAATGTTAACCTCCTGCTCGTCCCGTGACTTTGTGGTTAGCTTGCGCTCTCTGGAATTGAACAAACGAAAGCGTTACGCGTCAGTGAGCCTGTCCAGGATGGATGGTAATCGGTCAAGCGGGGTGCTGAACTTACCGGTCACTGGTGTGCATGCGATAGTAGATGGAGTAGGATATCACCTCGTCCGGATTTTTGGCCGGCTCGAGCCAGCTGAGCGTGATGAAGCGTGACTGTACGATCTGCGCCTGGAGACCACGCGGTGGCCCTGGCAACGGTGCCGTATACCTTCCTCCCGTCCCGTCTATGTCCGGTTTGCCGTATTTCCGGGTGACAGCATCAAGGGGAGACTTTGGATTAGAAAAGTGGCCTACCTCCCGGGAGTTTTCCCGAGACCGGGAGCCCGTCAGCGACTGGTACAGCTTGTTTGGGTCCTCGTTCGGTCGCAGAGCATAGATTcggccctcctcctcctcgtcatcatcatcatcatcatcatcatcatcatcgtcttcattGTCATCACGGTCACTGTCAAGCTGTCGGTCACTGTCCCCATAGTCATCGTCCGTGTACTCGTTGTATTGGAACTGATGGTGGCTGACGCCACTCGGCAACCGATCCTTCGTACGCGACACCAAACTGTCCAGCACCGACTTCGAGAGCTTCGGATTGGTCTGCAGCAGTGGCGACTTTTCGTacgatttcgttttcgattgcGTCTGGTGGAACTTTTTACCCTTCGGTCGCTTCGGTAAACCTTTACCGAGCCGACAACACAAGACAAGACAAACGGCACCCAAATGATGCGCCCCAATCGGTAACAGGTCACgtaacataaaataaattgcaaacaGTCACCGCGAAGGAGTACACGCCAAGGGACCGAGAGCAGGATAGCATAAATACAGCGCCCGaaacacccccggggggaggggcacCCAAGAAGGATGTGTCGTCGGAGTCACAAGACAATCGTTTGCATGCCGTCCACAAATGGGCAAaacgatcataaatcataatcaacgatgacgatggcaatgGGCATGGGCAGGGTTTGTGCAAGTGTTCCCCGCCCGAACGGAAGGATAAACCCGAAATCGATAGTCGCGGCGCGTGTCCGTTTGTTGGATGGaaggggtgggtggttgtTTGGTCGGAACGTgtacgaaacaaaacacattcaaCAGAGAATGggaacggaagaaaaagaaatgaaatggaaaagaaagaaaagaagaatattAAGATGATTGCCGACTGCAGGTTGATCCGACACACCCCGGAGAGCACGGCAAGTGCACGGCGATCAATAAATAATGCGGAACTCAAAACACACGTCCGATCCGGACGATTGTCGGATGCGAAGCAATAATCAGAACACAAGCAATTGGCAGTACAGTACACCCGACGCGGTCCGGAGAAGGTCATATGGCGCCGTACCAGTGCCAGAGTTTGGAGATGTAGAAAGCCCCGTCAATCAATTACCTGGTTCGATTATCTCCAGCCGAGCCGCCGCCTGCACGCTTCCGGCCGGATTCGTGCCGATACACTGGAACATGCCCGCATCCGACCCAATCAACCCGAAGATCTTCAGGTTGTGGCTGTAACGAGCAACGGGAAAGATTAATGATTCcgtgcaagcgagcgagcgagcgagcgagcgagggggaggaatccatcatcgtcagctgGCGCCGTTTGCGAGACTTACCCTCCGACAATCTGCATGTACTCGTTGGGCGTTATGAGATCTCCGTTCTTGAGCCACTGGATGATGGGTGTCGGTTTACCGTGGATGGCGCACGCGAGCTCTAGCTCTTCCTTCTCGTAAGCGGCCTTATCGTCTGGACTGAGGATGAACTTGGGCGGTACCTGGACCTGCACGGTCGCCGATGCATCCAGCGAGTCCTCCGTGTTGCTCGCCCGGCACTGGTAATCCCCAGCGTCCGTATCCTGGATGGAGTTGATTTGCAGCGAACCGGTGCCCATAATGCGGAACCGTGAATCGAGATCGTTCATATCGATGTCCTCTCCATTGCGCAGCCAACGGATCGTTGGCTTGGGATTGCCATTGGCCGCACAGTCCAGGATGACGGTGTCACCTTCGCGGACCGTTTGCGGTTGTGGTACGATCACGAAGGCGGGTGGTGCGAAGCTTTGCGGTTGTCCAGCCGTGGATTTGATGTTCAAGTTCGATTTGCTGCTGAGTCGCGAGAAGGTACCGGCCGTCACGTTACACTGGTAGGTGCCACGATCCGCTGGAACCACTTCGTCGATCTCCAGTGCCCCCGAGGGGAGTAGCAACATTCTGGTGTCATCCATACGGAGAGGTAGATCATCCTTGAACCAGTGGGTTTTATACCTTGACTCGACGCTATACGGCAGCAAACCCGACATGCACTTGAAGTAAGCCGTTTGACCTGCGTAAAGGTAGACCTCGTGCGATTCCTGATTGATGTCTGGTAAATCTGAGGAtcagaagaaagaagaagagcagaatCTCTTCAATTAAACTATGTCTCAGTAAGGATAACGGGAGTGTACTCACCAGCTATCGAAACGCGTGCCGATCGACTAACAATCGTACCGACACCATCGATCGTCAGCAGACAGTGATAAAACCCGGTCAGTCCACGGTTGCTCTCGACCGAACTAATGTACAGAGAGCCATTGGTCAGCTGCGACCGGAACGTGTCACCGACGATGCCAATGTCCTGTCCATCCGGTCCACGCCATCGTATGCTCGGCGCTGCTTTGTCATCCTGCAGCACCTTACGATCGGCTCGCCCTGCACACTGTAGCAATACTGAGTTTCCCTCCGGTACGGCCACATCCGATGGTTCCACTGTAAACTCTAGAACtgcagaagaaaaacgaaaaaagggggggggggaggaaattTAATGAGAATTCCAGCAAATAAACACATCTGGCCTGAGATCATTAATCAACACGCGAAGAGTTTATTCAATTAGGAAACCGTCGATCGGTTAAGTAGCTTCCGCTTCCGATACCATGGTGCACGTGGGTCGATGAGTTTGGACTGCGGAACTGAAGAGTGGAAATCGGGAAGTGCCTTGTCATCGCCCTTACCTCATCGCCCCATGGCCGACCAGTCAACGAGGGTGTTAAGTGAGGCTACACTAATGTGGAGCATATGTTATTTGCTTATTCATTGGGATTCACATTCCAAATTAAAGCCAACTAATATCCGGTTACCCGACCAGAAGGTCACGATGAGAATTTCTATTCCACAGATCCATTCTTCATTCGCTTTGATTTAACATTATTGCTGCAAATCTACTCAGCACTTCATTGTTAAGTGTATGCTCGAGAATATTTCATTACATACGGCGCCTGGTCACCTCCCATGTGCAGCCATACTAACGAGGACAGCACActaaacagcaccaccatccacttTGCAACCATGTAGCGGAATTGTAAAACGAATTGCATTTGGTGCCTGTTGCACGTTCCCTACATTCATACGCACACGAGACTGTATTTACATGACGAGGATTAGTTTGGGGAATTACTTTTCTCCTCGTCCCCGCCCTAAAAGCCCAGCCCTCCGCCTTGATGGTGAGGCTGGGATGTCAGGTTTTGTGATTAAAATTTCactaaacaacaaacagaattACCGCCAGCTACCGATGTCGGCAatgtccggtggtggtacccATCATTCTGGGAGGCAAACTTTCGGAAACCAGCCCGAGTCCGGGTATCACGTACCGGCCGGTCCGGTGTGGGATCGGATTACGTGGGAGAGACCCCCCGATGGAGCACAACGATGCTACGTGGTCTGTAAGctgagtgctgctggtggtggcttgtcAGTCGTTTTGCAAAGCTCGATGGCCGATGGAGGTTCTTCTTGTAGGCGATAGATGTCCCAAAAGTTTGCATCCAATTAAATGTGGCCAACGTCCAAGGTGTTAAATACGGGCGGAGAGTAATGCAGAAAGTTCTCAGAACACACATCACCTCGGGAGCCAGGACCCTGATGATGAAAAGGATCTAGCAAGCTTCTCGATGCAGCAGTCGTGGCTCTTTGGCATTCTTAATAATCACTCCATAACGAAACAGTCATTACGGAAACCAGGGCAACAGCAATGGCGTTCATAGTTAATTCAAATGATTTACTATAAATCCAGAAACCCCATTGCCCAATGTACTCGTTACGCGTCGTGTCATTATGCTTCGCGAGAGTGGAGgccagcgagaagaagaagtaaattACCAAACATTAATGACGCCATTCTGTTTCCAACTCGACTCCACTTAAAGCCGTTGAAGTACGTTCCGGCTAATGCCACCAAAGAGGGCCACAGCGAAGACCTCTTGTGCGTACCGGACCCAAACGATCTAGGGAAATCTGGCACCCCGAGAACCGCGAACGCACACGACGCACTTCTGGCGCACTCGAAGCGCACATGGACTTTCGGCCGGGGCCTTTctcaattaaattaatgtcTTCCAATGGCATCGGAGCGGAAAATCAGATTATGCCGGCCGGGCAGGCAGGCGACACAAAACAGAGTCCAACTGGAAGTCAATCAGGCCACCCGGTGGCTATTAAGATGCACAATCTCCCGTCGTCCCGTGGTGCATCATCATGCACTgattgttggccattttcaaTGCCAATTTATGAATCTAAAGACTGCCGGTCCCGGCCGGGCCGGTCTGTTAGTGCATTGTGTCTGTAATTAATAAGCAGCAAAGGGCTGTCCGTTGTCCTGcttgtcctgctgctgatgctgctgatgctgcttgtgccCACGGCCTAGTCATTATTCATCGTTAACCCTCGGAGCGGTCGCATCGTAGAACGCAACCCCCAACAACGGGCACATCAAacagtttgctgctgttgtgtgcgGTGCGAGTAAATCGGTCCCAATCTATCAATTAAGATAAATTATCTCTCTGATTTGGAGTCATTTTAAGGCCCTTTTGCTGGTCGGCTGCTACCGTTTAAAACTTTAAACCGTCCCATCAGTCAGTTTCACTGGCGACATCCCTCTGCGTGCCGCGGCCCTTGCgagtatttaatttattccaattGACAAGATAAATCCCCGTTTCGGGGGTCTACAGGCGCCCTTAGAATGCGCGGTCACCAAGCGTCATGCTGGTCCACTCTCATttggcaccatcaccatcagctacGCGTGTCCCTTACGCGTGATTGACAGTTTGCACTAatcgaaaaattcaaaaacagaACCATTCGGAGGCGTCCCGATGACCACCGCGGTACTGGCGATAACAGACGCCGATAGAATCATGTTTGATTACGAATTCATGTTACCTTCGCGCACCAGATACCTGTTCCAAGccatttcactttcgatgGGTTGATAATGCGACGCCTTGCTCTACGTTCGTCGTCAACATCAAACGCATCGTGGGGTGCACGGTCTTTCGATAAGAGGACCGAAAAGCATCACACATACGCTCGCACCCGggagtgaaattgatttttatgtacCGACCCAAGAACAGACCATGGGGTATGGCAGATTAATGAATTTTTATTCTCTCTCCTCGAGGGCATCCTCGTGCTACGCACTATGGTCGATTACGGAAGCCTCCAGCACTTTCTTTCTCCGGTGGCTATCTGCCAGAATGGCGCCACTCCTATGTACCGACAATTCCCCCTCGTGCGGTAGCATCTTTCATTTCTACACGTGCGCCAACGACatcggcacggcacggcacggttaTAGGCAAGGGAGACCAGTTTGCCGGTTACTTCCGGACCTTCGTCGGAAGGCGtgcgtcgtcgttctcgttgtcCTTAGGCGTAACACCGCTTACGGATGCACCCTTGCAGAACCTTGCCGGAAGCAAGAGATTCCTTCGCATTCACAGTCCATCAGCCTTCGGTCTATGTGTTGGTAGCacaatgtgtttgtttgcgcaGACAGTTTATTCTTTTTCCCCTGGCCTGGACCATCGATTGGAGACCAACACTCTCCTTCTATCATTTCACCGACAAACGCAAGTCATGCATTGCGGAGCACTATGAGGAGTAATGATTTTTGGGGAGGCGTCTATCCGTCCCGGTTCTTCCGGGAGGACCATAGCTTCACTGTCTGAACGCAGTGTCTTTCTAGCTTTCACGGAAAAACGATTTCTGCGGTCGATTGACCATCGAGATCGCGTATTGGGGTGATTGCCCACCACAAAAGCTTATTTTGGCCGATCCGATGAACGAACTAGCAGGGAAGTGTCGTCCAGAAAGGGCCGTTCGCTGTCACACACTGATTAGAATCGATTTTCCCTTGACCCCGTCCAGAGGAACGTGGCCATATCTGGAGAAAAGACAAAAGAGCAATAGACGGAACCGCCTTCTTGCTTATCGATGTGAGTTACTGGAGAAAGTTTTCCCGTCCTACAAATGGGCGAAAGTGTGCTTCCATTCGTAGGAATTAAAAGGCCAAATGAAATGGTGTCCTCCGTAACACATAAAATGTTTATTGCCTGTTATCGAACACACCATAGGATggcaccacacaccacgccAGTTCTCCAGCGCATCCAGGCATTCAAATACTAGAGCAACGAGATTACGACGAGTGTCATGCGACCAACCAGCCGTGCGATCCTGCTGGAATTTGCAATCAATTTCTCATTTTCTATCtcgacaaacaaacgcgcatgCACATGCCACCGCCGTTGGTGCGCCGCGACCTCATCATAACGAGAGACCATCGTCGGAATCAACAACATCGGTTCTACCCAACATTCGGTCGCTACGTACCACCGTACGGAAGGAAAAACTTTGCTGCTACACGCTGCTCATCCACCGTGAGCtggatgtttttctttgtccCATCGAGAGCGAACACACGACATCGGGCCCGGCATCACCGTGAACAACTGGGGAAATCAATGGCACACGAggagggaaaaagttttcgCTACTTTCGCCGCTTTGCGACTGTTGTTCCGCCATTGCACCATTCGGTAGTCGTTGTTTACCGACACATTTAGACGACATTCGCGTCGTGGAGAAAGGATATCGATGTATGTGTTGTGGATTTGTCTAGAATGTTTCTTAAGGAGGGTGCCTCACCTCCAGCCAATGGAAAGCAATTTAAGAAGTGCAAGCAACAACTTAAAGACGT
Proteins encoded in this region:
- the LOC126575395 gene encoding netrin receptor DCC isoform X1, translating into MVETEVWSGAEMRSCSSCNRRINENNRHHDDDVDDDAAAAGRCSREQQRHLRNTSQRWRRRNLIVSLATLLLLFSLMFTKCYASQVLEFTVEPSDVAVPEGNSVLLQCAGRADRKVLQDDKAAPSIRWRGPDGQDIGIVGDTFRSQLTNGSLYISSVESNRGLTGFYHCLLTIDGVGTIVSRSARVSIADLPDINQESHEVYLYAGQTAYFKCMSGLLPYSVESRYKTHWFKDDLPLRMDDTRMLLLPSGALEIDEVVPADRGTYQCNVTAGTFSRLSSKSNLNIKSTAGQPQSFAPPAFVIVPQPQTVREGDTVILDCAANGNPKPTIRWLRNGEDIDMNDLDSRFRIMGTGSLQINSIQDTDAGDYQCRASNTEDSLDASATVQVQVPPKFILSPDDKAAYEKEELELACAIHGKPTPIIQWLKNGDLITPNEYMQIVGGHNLKIFGLIGSDAGMFQCIGTNPAGSVQAAARLEIIEPGLPKRPKGKKFHQTQSKTKSYEKSPLLQTNPKLSKSVLDSLVSRTKDRLPSGVSHHQFQYNEYTDDDYGDSDRQLDSDRDDNEDDDDDDDDDDDDEEEEGRIYALRPNEDPNKLYQSLTGSRSRENSREVGHFSNPKSPLDAVTRKYGKPDIDGTGGRYTAPLPGPPRGLQAQIVQSRFITLSWLEPAKNPDEVISYSIYYRMHTSDRERKLTTKSRDEQEVNIQSLQPGKNYHFRVVGNSNHGSGESSEPLEVRTLSEENIAGAPQNLRGYAITERDIHLQWDPPAVTNGIITKYRVYYAETENGAEMYSDTTTTEIIINELRPYTHYTMYVVPFNQVGMGDPSHELGLKTYSSTPSESPANVTLETTSSTSITIRWEPPPVEERNGQITGYKIKYRKNKKALQVETTPANVRYYILKDLEKMSAYQVKIAAMTINGTGPFTEWHHSETYENDLDESQVPGQPSWLKTRPGADNITVMWGPPLHQEIKVRSYILGWGKGIPDEDTAEIVENMRHFEIANLEPNSEYVISLRARNSMGDGAPKYDTVRTREDAPTEAPTPLEVPVGLRAIPMSGTSIVVYWTDTTLSKSQHVTDNRHYVVRYSPNGSNRYRYHNTTVLSSMIADLRPNTQYEFAVKVVKGHRQSAWSMSVLNSTQQASPVSPPRDLEVTFDPRNPLTAILKWQSPRYASGPIAGYHVLYTSDTAKRDRDWNLESTTGDKTYAEITALEPQTTYYFKVQTRHSKGLGPFSAMVSMKTGSEVDSSENLTLKTSLSSELIYVVAGFVVILIVVIIAGLAVLLCRKKPEATPEHAKKSYQKNNAGIIKPPDLWIHHDQMELKNMDKGNHGTTPGSVDGGASSSGTMTLPRSVGGHDYDSETPITHVTNSLDKRSYVPGYNGTTTPLSSTMERPQYPRTQYSMAARPHITMDQTTLSQQNLLQQPPQLPPANPLAQTPENPYTYDSSYSPNVTYAQGMAVDAPKRGQGHPLKSFSVPAPPSSTPIISTQGKHGTPTPAVTIRPQNSSPYKKPSLSSGSLTNRLQTGPVVAHSNDEIQRLAPSTSTEELNQEMANLEGLMKDLSAITANEFEC
- the LOC126575395 gene encoding neogenin isoform X2, whose amino-acid sequence is MVETEVWSGAEMRSCSSCNRRINENNRHHDDDVDDDAAAAGRCSREQQRHLRNTSQRWRRRNLIVSLATLLLLFSLMFTKCYASQVLEFTVEPSDVAVPEGNSVLLQCAGRADRKVLQDDKAAPSIRWRGPDGQDIGIVGDTFRSQLTNGSLYISSVESNRGLTGFYHCLLTIDGVGTIVSRSARVSIADLPDINQESHEVYLYAGQTAYFKCMSGLLPYSVESRYKTHWFKDDLPLRMDDTRMLLLPSGALEIDEVVPADRGTYQCNVTAGTFSRLSSKSNLNIKSTAGQPQSFAPPAFVIVPQPQTVREGDTVILDCAANGNPKPTIRWLRNGEDIDMNDLDSRFRIMGTGSLQINSIQDTDAGDYQCRASNTEDSLDASATVQVQVPPKFILSPDDKAAYEKEELELACAIHGKPTPIIQWLKNGDLITPNEYMQIVGGHNLKIFGLIGSDAGMFQCIGTNPAGSVQAAARLEIIEPDGTGGRYTAPLPGPPRGLQAQIVQSRFITLSWLEPAKNPDEVISYSIYYRMHTSDRERKLTTKSRDEQEVNIQSLQPGKNYHFRVVGNSNHGSGESSEPLEVRTLSEENIAGAPQNLRGYAITERDIHLQWDPPAVTNGIITKYRVYYAETENGAEMYSDTTTTEIIINELRPYTHYTMYVVPFNQVGMGDPSHELGLKTYSSTPSESPANVTLETTSSTSITIRWEPPPVEERNGQITGYKIKYRKNKKALQVETTPANVRYYILKDLEKMSAYQVKIAAMTINGTGPFTEWHHSETYENDLDESQVPGQPSWLKTRPGADNITVMWGPPLHQEIKVRSYILGWGKGIPDEDTAEIVENMRHFEIANLEPNSEYVISLRARNSMGDGAPKYDTVRTREDAPTEAPTPLEVPVGLRAIPMSGTSIVVYWTDTTLSKSQHVTDNRHYVVRYSPNGSNRYRYHNTTVLSSMIADLRPNTQYEFAVKVVKGHRQSAWSMSVLNSTQQASPVSPPRDLEVTFDPRNPLTAILKWQSPRYASGPIAGYHVLYTSDTAKRDRDWNLESTTGDKTYAEITALEPQTTYYFKVQTRHSKGLGPFSAMVSMKTGSEVDSSENLTLKTSLSSELIYVVAGFVVILIVVIIAGLAVLLCRKKPEATPEHAKKSYQKNNAGIIKPPDLWIHHDQMELKNMDKGNHGTTPGSVDGGASSSGTMTLPRSVGGHDYDSETPITHVTNSLDKRSYVPGYNGTTTPLSSTMERPQYPRTQYSMAARPHITMDQTTLSQQNLLQQPPQLPPANPLAQTPENPYTYDSSYSPNVTYAQGMAVDAPKRGQGHPLKSFSVPAPPSSTPIISTQGKHGTPTPAVTIRPQNSSPYKKPSLSSGSLTNRLQTGPVVAHSNDEIQRLAPSTSTEELNQEMANLEGLMKDLSAITANEFEC